A single genomic interval of Panulirus ornatus isolate Po-2019 chromosome 37, ASM3632096v1, whole genome shotgun sequence harbors:
- the LOC139760684 gene encoding peptidylglycine alpha-hydroxylating monooxygenase-like isoform X3 encodes MGARRLAVTRRCGTVAKWPWPSQGSPPLLSAAPAHRSLHVIGLSLYREVIYAWAKDAPKLVLPEGVAFRVGGNTPIQYIVLQVHYSSVEKFKDGSTDESGVFLYYTETPQPKSAGVLLLGTGGRINPHSVEYMESACTIDEDKTIHPFAFRTHTHALGRVVSGYKVTRQGYVDNWQLIGKKDPQLPQMFYPVENDLVFHKGDTVAARCTMESKRDRTTRIGSTNEDEMCNFYMMYWTEGPVMKKKTCFSLGPPFYYWTRVGLNNVPDRDASSLPVGTSAKDQGINSHQM; translated from the exons ATGGGTGCGAGACGCCTGGCAGTGACGAGGAGGTGTGGAACTGTGGCGAAATGGCCCTGGCCCAGCCAGGGATCACCACCGCTCCTGTCTGCGGCTCCGGCTCACAGGTCACTTCACGTCATTGGCTTAAGTTTGTACAGAGAG GTGATCTATGCCTGGGCCAAGGATGCTCCAAAATTGGTGCTGCCTGAGGGAGTAGCCTTCAGAGTAGGAGGCAACACTCCCATCCAGTACATCGTGTTACAGGTCCATTATTCTTCAGTTGAGAAATTCAAAG ATGGGTCCACAGATGAATCTGGAGTGTTCCTGTATTACACCGAGACACC GCAGCCTAAGTCAGCAGGGGTCTTACTGCTGGGTACTGGCGGTCGTATCAATCCTCACAGTGTGGAGTACATGGAGTCTGCCTGCACCATCGATGAGGACAAGACCATCCACCCCTTCGCCttccgcacgcacacacatgcccTTG GTCGTGTTGTGTCAGGATACAAGGTAACGCGTCAAGGCTATGTGGACAACTGGCAATTGATTGGTAAGAAAGACCCACAGTTGCCCCAGATGTTCTACCCTGTTGAGAATGATCTCGTTTTTCACAAAGGCGATACTGTG GCTGCGCGTTGCACTATGGAGAGCAAGCGAGACCGTACCACCAGGATTGG CTCCACGAATGAGGATGAGATGTGTAACTTCTATATGATGTATTGGACTGAAGGCCCAGTCATGAAGAAAAAGACCTGCTTCTCCCTTGGACCACCCTTTTATTACTGGACCCGTGTTGGCCTCAACAACGTACCTGACAGGGACGCTTCATCTCTGCCTGTTGGTACTTCGGCTAAGGATCAGGGCATCAATTCACACCAAATGTAG